One genomic segment of Actinomycetota bacterium includes these proteins:
- the hemE gene encoding uroporphyrinogen decarboxylase: protein MSDYYRFLKACRRQPVDCTPVWLMRQAGRYLKEYSKIRSKATFLTMCKTPELAAEVTILPVDKLGVDAAILFSDILLPLEAMGIDLEFVEGKGPIIHNPIRDRLSVDALSVMYPEEEVPFVMETIRMVRRHLEGRVPLIGFSGAPFTLASYLVEGGHSRNYIYTKSMMFQEPSTYHALMDKLTKVVTSYLNAQIRAGVQAIQIFDTWVECLSPGDYREYVMPYTKRVIDGLNRQASDEYPMDLKDVPLIHYARGGAMLLESMKEAGGDVIGIDWRIDLDIAWERLGYDVAIQGNLDPTVLFAPPEEIERRVKDILNRAGNRPGHIFNLGHGVLPQTPVEHVIFMVEAVHEYSKRL, encoded by the coding sequence ATGTCCGACTACTACCGTTTCCTAAAAGCTTGCCGGCGTCAACCCGTCGACTGTACCCCGGTGTGGCTTATGCGACAAGCCGGCAGGTATCTCAAGGAATACAGTAAGATACGAAGCAAAGCCACTTTTTTGACCATGTGCAAAACCCCCGAATTAGCTGCGGAAGTCACCATCTTGCCCGTAGACAAACTTGGGGTGGATGCGGCAATTCTGTTCTCGGACATACTTCTTCCCCTAGAAGCTATGGGGATAGATCTAGAATTCGTCGAGGGAAAGGGACCGATCATTCACAACCCCATTCGCGATCGATTAAGCGTTGATGCTCTGTCCGTCATGTATCCTGAGGAGGAAGTCCCCTTCGTGATGGAGACCATCCGAATGGTTCGCCGCCATTTAGAGGGAAGGGTACCCCTCATAGGTTTTTCGGGAGCACCCTTTACTTTGGCCAGCTATCTCGTGGAGGGGGGACATTCCCGGAATTATATCTACACCAAGAGCATGATGTTTCAGGAACCCTCAACATACCACGCCCTTATGGATAAGCTCACCAAGGTTGTGACCTCCTATTTAAATGCCCAGATACGAGCGGGGGTCCAGGCGATTCAAATCTTCGATACCTGGGTCGAGTGTTTAAGCCCCGGCGATTACAGAGAGTATGTGATGCCCTATACTAAACGGGTCATCGATGGATTAAACCGTCAAGCAAGCGATGAATATCCCATGGATCTGAAGGATGTTCCCCTGATCCATTACGCCAGGGGTGGAGCGATGCTCCTTGAATCGATGAAGGAGGCCGGTGGAGATGTGATCGGCATTGACTGGCGCATCGATCTAGATATAGCCTGGGAACGCCTCGGTTACGATGTTGCCATCCAAGGGAACCTCGATCCAACCGTTCTTTTTGCTCCACCGGAGGAAATCGAAAGGCGAGTCAAGGATATTTTAAATCGAGCGGGCAATAGACCGGGACATATCTTCAATCTCGGTCACGGCGTTTTGCCACAGACACCGGTAGAGCACGTCATCTTCATGGTGGAGGCAGTCCACGAGTACAGCAAAAGGCTGTGA